GGAAGACCGCCTCGGTGATGGAGCTGCCGTCGGCTTTGCCGTAGAACAGGCCGGTGCGGTCCTGGGTGCGCTCGAAGGTGATGCCGAGATCGGTGAACCAGAAGCCGCCGTGGTCGTCGAACACGATGTCGTTGGGGGAGCGCAGGGGTCGGCCGTCGCAGCTGTCGTAGACTACCTCCACCTCACCGGTGTCGAGGTCGATCCGCTCGATGCGGCCACCGCTGTAGCGGCTCGGGTCGTGCGGGCCCGGCGCCATCAGCCCGCCGTGATCGGCCCAGGTCATCGAGCCACCGTTGTTGGCGCAGTAGAGCTTCCCATCGGGACCGACCGCCAGGCCGTTCGGCCCGCCGCCGGGCTCGGCGACCACGGTCTTGGTGCCGTCGGGGGCGATGCGGGTGATGCGGGCGTGGGGCAACTCCACGACGACCACGCTCCCGTCGCTCAGTGCAACGGGGCCTTCGGGGAATCCCAGGCCGTCGGCGATGATGTTCAGCTCGGACATGTCAGTTCACTTCCTTGCGTTTCGTCGGGACCGTGGTGCGGCGTTCAGGATTCGAGGAGTTCGGCGAAGCGCCGGATGGCCTCCTCGCGGCGGGTGGGGACGTGTTCGGTGGGCGTGTTGTCGGCCGGGGCGGTGTAGTCCCGCAGGATCAGCCGCGCGACGGTCTCGCGGTGGACCTCGTCGGGACCGTCGTAGAGCCGGGAGGCGCGCGCCAGCTTGTACATCCAGGCCAACGGCATGTCGTCGGAATAGCCCAGAGAGCCGTGGATCTGGATGGCCCGGTCGATGACGTCGTGGAGCACCTTGGCGCCGAAGAACTTGATCAGCGCGATGTCCTTGCGGGCGGCCTTGACGCCCTGCTGGTCGATGACCCACGCCGCGTGCAGGGTCATCAGCCGGGCGGCCTGGATCTCGGCGGCCGAGTCGGCGATCCAGGCGCGGACGGTCTGCTTCTCGCCCAGCACACTGCCATGTGCCCACCGGTAGGTGGCGCGCTCGCACATCATGTCGAACGCGCGGGTGGCCTGGCCCATCCACCGCATGCAGTGGTGGATGCGGCCGGGCCCGAGACGCTTCTGCGCGATGGCGAAGCCGTCGCCGACGCCGCCGAGCAGGGCATCGCCGGGCACGCGGACGTTGTCGAACACCACCTCGGAGTGGCTGCCGTACGGGCTGCGGGCATTCTCCGCATGATCCAGGGAGGCGATGTCGCGCAGGATGTTCAGCCCCGGGGTGTCGGCGGGGATGATGAACTGCGAGGTGCGGCTGTGGGCGGGCGCCTCGGCGTCGGTGACGGCCACCACGATCATGAAGTCGGCGATCGAGGCATTGGTGATGAACCACTTGCGGCCGTTGATGATCCAGTCGTCACCGTCCTTGACGGCGACCGTCGACATCCGGGTGGGGTCGGACCCTGCGTGGTCGAGTTCGGTCATCGCGAATGCCGAATACATCTCGCCGGCGAGCAGAGGTTTGAGCCAGCGCTCCTTCTGCTCGGCCGTGCCGGCCTCAGCGAGAATTTCGCTGTTGCCCGAGTCGGGCGCCTGGTTGCCGAACACCAGTGGCGCATACGGAGATTTGCCGAGGATCTCGTGCATCAGGCCCAGCTTGACCTGACCGTAGCCCTGGCCACCCAGCTCGGGACCGAGGTGTGCCGCCCACAGGCCCTGGGCCCGCACCTGCTCCTTGAGCGGTGCGATCGCCTTGAGCATCTGCGGCCACGTGAGGTCGAGGATCTCCAGCGGGAAGATCTCGGTCCGGACGAACTCGTCCATCCAGTCCAGCTTGGCCTGAAATTCCTGATCGGCGAACAGTTCGGTGATCACTGCGGGTCCTTTCGACGGCGGCGGGTCGACTACCGCTTACGGCCGACCCTAACCCGCAAAATATCGGCTGTCTACTACATTTTTAGGGGCGACAGATCTGAAGATTGCAGACCAAAATAGCCTGATCCGGTGCTTTACGGGCGACTTTCGGCCACATCAATAGGCTGACTGCTACATTAATCATCATGACGAGCTTCGAAGACCGCGTGGTCGTGGTAACCGGTGGCAGCCGCGGGTTGGGCCAGCAGATGATCAGGACTTTCGCCGAACGCGGGGCGCATGTGGTGATCGCCAGCCGCAAGGTGGCCAACTGCGAGGCGTTGGCCGACGAGGTTCGCGCTCAGACCGGTGTGCGCGCGTTGGCGGTGGGCTGCAACGTCAGCGACTGGGCGGATTGCGACCGGCTGGTGGACGCCGCCTACGGCGAGTTCGGCCGGGTTGACGTGCTGATCAACAACGCCGGGATGTCCCCGCTGTATCCCAGTCTCGACCAGGTCGACGAGGCCCTGTACGACAAGGTCATGGGGGTGAATCTGAAGGGCCCGTTCCGGCTTTCGGCGGCAATCGGTACCCGGATGGCCGCCGGCGACGGGGGCGCCATCATCAACATCAGCTCGATCGCGGCGATCCACGCCGACCCCAGCACGGTGCCGTATTCGGCAGCGAAGGCCGGGCTCAACGCGATGACCGGCGGTATGGCCCAGGCGTTCGGGCCGAAGGTCCGCGTCAATGCCATCCAGTGCGGGCCGTTCCTCACCGATATCTCGGACGCCTGGACCCCGGAGGTGCGCGCGCGCTTCGAGGCCGCCACCGCGCTCGGGCGTTGTGGGGAGCCCGAGGAGGTGCTCGGTGCGGTCCTGTACTTCGCCGGCACGGAGTCCTCGTACTGCACCGGGGCGATCCTTCGACTCGACGGTGGCATGGCCTAGGGCCGCCGCGCGCCCCGTAGACCAGAATCAGATCCATGCAGACGCCCACGGACTCGGCACCGCCGACGTCGCGCCGCCCCGGCCGGCCGCGCGGCAGCGTGGCGGCCAATCGTGAGGTGACCCGCGACCGGATCCTCGATGCGGCAACCGAACTGTTTGCCGCCCAAGGATTTCACGGCACCAGCGTCGCCGAGATCAGTGCGCGGGCCGATATCAAGACCGGCGCCCTGTACCACCACATCAAGTCCAAAGAGGAGCTGCTGTGGGAGATCCTGCGCGGCTACACCGGTAAGGCGCTGGCGGCCGCGACCGCCGTCACCTCCGGCGCCGGCGGACCCGTCGACAAGCTCGGGGCGCTCATCGACGTGCACGTGGAGGTCATCACCGACCACTGGCGCGAGGTCGCCATCCAGACCCGTGATGCGTCGGCCCTCAACGCCGAGCACGGAGTGCAGCTGCAGGCCCTGCGCCAGGGCGTGCAGGACTGCTGGGAACAGGTCATCCGTGAGTGCTGGCCGGACAAGCGTGAATCGGAGGTCCGCATCGTCGCCAGCGGACTGCTGGGCATGGTGAATTCACTGTGGTACTGGTATCGGCCGGAACGCGGCGATACCCCGGAGGAGATCGCCAAGAACTTCCGCGACGTGGTCATCGGGGGCGTGGGGTAGACCAGGCTCAGGAGACCTGACCGGGACGATCCCCGCGCAACTCGAGGACGAACGCCACGATGACCGCCGCCGCCGTCCCGAGCCCGCTCAACGCCAGCACGTACCAGAAGACACCGCTGTATGAGGCGATGATCAGCAGGATGAACGACGTC
This DNA window, taken from Mycolicibacterium sp. MU0050, encodes the following:
- a CDS encoding TetR/AcrR family transcriptional regulator gives rise to the protein MQTPTDSAPPTSRRPGRPRGSVAANREVTRDRILDAATELFAAQGFHGTSVAEISARADIKTGALYHHIKSKEELLWEILRGYTGKALAAATAVTSGAGGPVDKLGALIDVHVEVITDHWREVAIQTRDASALNAEHGVQLQALRQGVQDCWEQVIRECWPDKRESEVRIVASGLLGMVNSLWYWYRPERGDTPEEIAKNFRDVVIGGVG
- a CDS encoding glucose 1-dehydrogenase, with amino-acid sequence MTSFEDRVVVVTGGSRGLGQQMIRTFAERGAHVVIASRKVANCEALADEVRAQTGVRALAVGCNVSDWADCDRLVDAAYGEFGRVDVLINNAGMSPLYPSLDQVDEALYDKVMGVNLKGPFRLSAAIGTRMAAGDGGAIINISSIAAIHADPSTVPYSAAKAGLNAMTGGMAQAFGPKVRVNAIQCGPFLTDISDAWTPEVRARFEAATALGRCGEPEEVLGAVLYFAGTESSYCTGAILRLDGGMA
- a CDS encoding SMP-30/gluconolactonase/LRE family protein; this translates as MSELNIIADGLGFPEGPVALSDGSVVVVELPHARITRIAPDGTKTVVAEPGGGPNGLAVGPDGKLYCANNGGSMTWADHGGLMAPGPHDPSRYSGGRIERIDLDTGEVEVVYDSCDGRPLRSPNDIVFDDHGGFWFTDLGITFERTQDRTGLFYGKADGSSITEAVFPLDCPNGIGLSPDGKRLYAAETFTGRLISWELSGPGTPVLIPGLAGHGGTVLRGLGGQREMHGLDSLAVDGEGWVCVGTLMAGGITAVDPTGETVEFYPTGDPLTTNICFGGPDLRTAFVTLSGTGRLASMPWPRPGLALAHSR